GTTCGGTATAGGCGTACTCCGCACGGAAGGAACTGATGTTTTGCAACCGCTGGAGGCCGCCATAAGCTTCACGGGCGCGATGCAGAAGGCGATGGAGTGCAGATGATGTGTTCCTGGTCATGAGTCTTCTGTTACCGTGATGGCTGCTTCAGGCCGAGAGAATAAGCGCCCGATGGAGCTGGCTGGAAGTCGTACCGCAAAAGAGCCGGGCTGTAGCTTCAACACGACCGTGGTCGCCACCGACCATTTCAGATGGCCTCCGGTCGGTACCACAATGCGGTTCCCCGGGAGCCATTGAACCCTTATCAATGGCGTGAGCATCTCGCCCGGGCGCCTGGTCAGAGGAGTTCATCCAGCGGGACGTATTCGCGTCCCTGCGACTCAGCCACCGCCGGATGCGTCACATAGCCGCGATAGGTGTTGACGCCCGCCTTCAGGCCGGGGTCAGATTTCAGAGCTGTGATCAGTCCCTGCGAGGCGAGTTTCAGCGCATAGGGCAGCGTCACATTGGTCAGAGCGAACGTGGACGTGCGAGGCACCGCTCCCGGCATGTTGGCCACGCAGTAGTGCAGTACATCATCTACGAAAAAGACGGGGTCGCTGTGAGTGGTGGGATGAGAGGTTTCCACGCATCCTCCCTGGTCCACGGCCACGTCTACAATGACGGCCCCCTTGTGCATGGAGCCCAGCATCTTCCGGGTAATCAGCTTGGGAGCGGCCGCGCCGGGAATCAGCACGGCTCCGATGACCAGGTCGGCATTCTCGATGGCGTTCCAGATGTTGTAGGAATTGGAGACCAGCGTGCGGATGCGGCTGCCGAAAATATCGTCGAGATAGCGCAATCGGTCGAGGTTCTTGTCAATGACGGTGACCTGTGCGCCCATCCCCACGGCCATTTTCACGGCATTGGTTCCCACAACGCCCGCGCCGATGACGACGGTTTTGGCCGGGAGAACGCCCGGCACACCGCCGAGCAAAACGCCGCGCCCGCCATGGATTTTTTGCAGATAAGTCGCGCCGACTTGAATGGACATGCGACCGGCGACTTCGCTCATGGGCGTCAGCAGCGGGAGTGCACCTTCGGCATTGGTTATGGTTTCATAAGCGATCCCCGTCACTTTGCGTTCGAGCATCTGGCGGGTCAACTCCGGAGCTGGCGCCAGATGGAGAAAGGTGAAGATGATCTGACCCGGTCGCATCCGGGGATACTCCGGCTCGATGGGCTCTTTGACTTTGAGGATCATGTCGGCGCGAGCCCAAAGCTCCTCGGGGTCGTCCAGGATCCGGGCCCCGGCGGCCTGATATTCTCGATCGGAAATGCCACTGCCGATTCCGGCTCCCGCCTCGATATAGACGGTGTGGCCTTCGTCGGTCAGGGCTTTGACGCCCGCCGGGACAACTCCCACCCGGTATTCGTCCGGTTTGATCTCCTTGGGAACTCCGATGATCATAACCCCTCCCCCGTCAGCGTCGGTGGGTCTCACGTCTGGACAGTGAGACTCGATACATCCACCGTATCAATTTGGGCCCGTTGGAGTGTTCCACTGTAATCCACGTAGACGGCTTTCCACTCGGTGAAGACATCGAGAGCTTGAACACCGGCCTCGCGATGGCCGTTGCCCGTATCTTTCATCCCGCCAAAGGGCAGGTGCGTCTCGGCTCCAATGGTCGGCGCATTCACATAGAAGATGCCGGTGACCATCTCGCGCATGGCGATGAAGGCTTTGTTGATGTCCCGGGTATAAATGGAGGCGGAGAGGCCGTAGCGAACGCTGTTTCCGATTTCGATGGCCTCTTCGAGCGAGCTGCAGGGAATGACCGAGACGACCGGGCCGAAAATCTCATCCTGGCAAATCACCATGTCAGAGTGACAATCGGCGAAAATCGTGGGCTCGAAGAAGTAGCCGTGCGCGTAGGGACCGCTGGTCAGGCGGCGTCCCCCGCAAACGAGTTTGGCCTTGTCCTGTTTTTGTCCGATGTAGATGTAGTGGAGAATTTTCTCCACCTGGCTGGGATTGATCACAGGTCCCATGTCGGTCGTCTCGTCCAGGCCGTTGCCGACGCGCAAGGCTTTGGCCCGTTCGACGAACTGAGCGAGGAATTTCTTGTAGACCTTCTTATGGACGATGAGGCGGCTGGATGCGGTGCACCGTTGCCCGGTTGTCCCGAATCCGCCCCAGATCGCTCCCGTCACGGCCAGATCGAGGTCGGCATCGTCCATGACGATGATGGCATTTTTGCCTCCCATTTCGAGATGACATCGCTTGAAGGAGATGGCGCAGGTTTCGGCCACCTTCCGTCCCACTTCGGTCGAGCCGGTGAAGGAAACGACTCGCACATCGGGATGCGCGACCAGCGGGGCTCCGGCATCCGGCCCGAATCCCGTCACGAGATTGACGACTCCGGGAGGGACGCCAGCCTCTTCGCAGGCTTTGACCAGGTTATAGGCCGACAGAGGCGTATCCTCGGCCGGCTTGAGCACGACCGTATTGCCGCACAGAATCGCCGGGAGCAATTTCCAGGACGGAATAGCCATGGGGAAATTCCAGGGCGTGATGAGAGCGGCAACACCCAACGGCGCTCGGAGCGACATGGCGAATTTATTGGGCAGTTCCGAGGGGGTCGTTTGCCCGTAGAGCCGACGCCCTTCCCCGGCCATGAAAAAGGCCAGGTCAATGGCTTCCTGGACATCTCCTCGCGTTTCCTTGAGGATCTTGCCCATCTCGCGCGTCATCTGGCGGGCAAATTCCTCTTTCCGCTGGATGAGCAAGTGGCCCAGCCGGTAGAGAATTTCCGCCCGTTTGGGTGCTGGGACGAGACGCCACCGATCATAGGCCTCGCGAGCGGCCGCCACAGCCCGATTGACATCTTCGCTGCCGGACCGGGGAAAGAGTCCGATGACTTCACGGGTATCGGCCGGATTGCGATTCTCAAAATATTCTCCGGTGACCGGGGGGACCCATTCTCCTCCGATGTAGTTGAAGTAGCGAGTCGGAGTCACTGCCCGAAGCGCCGGTGAGGGCTTGGCCGACCGCCCTCGCATCACAGTGGCTTTGGCTCTGGCCATGAGTGCCTCCTTCTGATCAATTTCGCGGCATTTACTTTCCTCCCGTATGCCCCGGTCACTATATTACACCCGGGCGGAGAGAGGCAAGCAGCATCATTTCGGGGTTCCGGAGCCCGGTGGAAACCCGGCCTCTGACGGGCATTCTTCTTGCCCCGCTTCGTTCAATATTTGAGAGGAGCGGCGCGACGTCGGTCCACGATCAGGGCTTTGGCCAGGCGGCTCAACAGCCCCTCTCGCTTGCGCCGCAGCAACTGGCGGCAGGCCGGGAGCTTCTGTCGCATGGCCTCTTCACCCGCACGAATGGCTTCTTCGGCCCGATCCAGTTCGTCCCAGAATATAGAGCCGACGTCGGGCGTCACGATCACATCGGCATACTCCATGAGGTAGTGCTGCGAGGTCTGCGCCATGATGGCCAGCGACTGAAAATAAAGCTGAAACACATTGGTCGGGGGAGTCGTCAAGACGGGATGGGCATTCACGTTGACGGCGATCACCCGATCCGCTCCAAGAGAAATCGCTACCAGCGTTGGCAGGTTCGCCACGATCCCTCCGTCAACGAGCATTCGGCCCGCTTCATCAATGACAGGCGTGAAAAAGCCGGGAATTGCGCAACTGGCTCGAATCGCGCGGGCCAGGTCTCCACTGGTGAAAATCCGCATCTGCCCCGTACAAATATCGGCGGCGACCACGGCCAGAGGGATTCGCAACTCTTCAAAAGTCCTGGCGGGAAAATGCTCACGGATGAAGTCCTCCATGCGAGAGCTATCGCGCCAGCCCATTTTGGAGATCGTCAGCCGACCGAGATCGTTCCACCGAACCCGCTTGGCGACCTCGATCATCTCGTTCAGAGGCACGCCGCTGGCATAGGCTCCGCCAATGAAGGCTCCGACGCTTGTCCCGGCAATGTAATCAATGGGGAAGTGAGCTTCCTCGAGGACCTTGAGCACGCCCAGGTGCGCCATTCCCTTGGCCCCGCCTCCGCCGAGGACGAGTCCGATCTTCGGTCGCTCTTTTTCCCTGGCCATCGGTGCTGGGAATAATTGTATCGGGCATTCCATTCTCAAACAAAGGAAGAGAATCTCCCCTGCTCCCGGAGCGCTCAAAAAGGCGCGAGGGACCAAGTTCCCTGACCCCACAAGGCAGCCCGGACTCAACGCCAGGCCGTTAGGATCGTCTGCCGAACATATCCATTCCCGACGGCGCGGCAGGGAAATTCCGCATCGGCAGCCCAGTTAGACCAGGAAAACATGATCCCTCGATGGGACGTGGGATCTTACCGCTCCGACAAACTTCTCCATTGAAGAATGCCGACGGTCCAGACGGTCTGGAGATCGTCTCTGGATAGCTGATCTACAGTTTGACCACGTTTTCCGCTTGCGGCCCTTTGGGTCCTTCAACTAAGTCGAATTCGACAATCTGTCCTTCCTGAAGCGACTTGTACCCCTCCTCACGAATTGCCGAGTAGTGAACAAAGACATCGGGGCGACCATCCGGCTGCTCGATGAACCCGTACCCCTTTTGGTTGTTAAACCATTTAACTCTCCCTCTCACTCTGGGCATGTTCAAAAAACCTCCTCACCAGAAAAATTCACGGGGGCGACCCAGCCCCAGCAACACCACCGAAACAGGAAAAGCCGCAGGCGCCTGCGGGACAACATCGCTACCTTGCGGCCCATCCCCGAAAGGAACCACTCCTTGCCTGCACATCATACGACCACAAACGCCGCTGGATACTATAGGAAGATCATCCTAAAGTCAAGGAAATTTTTCGGAGATCATCAGCCTCTCAGGCGCGAGCTGTCGGCGGGTGAGTTGTATCCACCACTCAAGCGGTTCAGCGCGGCCCTGGAAATTCCGCCGCCGACTGCCGGCGACCCGAACAGCCCTCCGGAAGCCGGCTCGCCTGATAGAGGAGCGAAGAGGTACAATACCGCATCTGAGAACAAACAGGAGGGACCCAGTAATGCGGATCGTGACGGTTGCCGTGGTTCTCGTTGTCTTGCTGATGATGGTTCCCTCGCCTGAAGCTGGCGGAAAGAATCAGGGGCTGGCGCCGGGAATCATCGCATACATCCATGAGGATACGGGACTGGCGGATCCAACGCGCTGGATCACCAATATTCGGCTCATGGATGCGCAAAATCCGGCGCGGCAGGTGACGCTCACAGCGTTCGACCAACCCGGAACATTGCTCGGCAAACCCGTTTGGTCGAAGGACTACACCCGGCTGGCCTTCTCGGGAAATTTCAACGCCCTGTTTAGCCTGGAATCGCACAGCATTTTCACCCTTGGTCTTGAGGGAATGAATCTCCGGCAGATGACGGGCTTTGGCGTGCTCGGTCAGCTTCCGGGGCCAACCGGGACGATCATGGGCCGCGTCGTCGCGCAATCCAATGACGGCGCGCAAGGAACATTCCCCACCTGTGTCGTCACTGCTCAGGGATCGCCCGACAGTGCGACCTGCCGCAATGATGGCACCTTTGTGTTGACCAATGTTGCTGCCGGTGCAACCTGGGTTCGGGCTCAGGCATCGGTGACCTATCCGCCGCCGCGCGGTTCGGCGCTGTCGGTTGGATTTGCTCCCATCACGGTTCAGGCGGGTCAGGTGACCAATGTGGGCACCATCACCATAAAGCCGCAAATCTCCAAATCCGTCGAACCTTCATGGTCCCGCGATGGCGCTCAGCTTGTGGTCACCAACGAGATTTCCACGACATCCCTGGTGCAAGAACCCGATCCGACGGGGCCGCCGGGATCAACACGCACCGCCTGGAAACCTCAAATCACGGGAACGCTCAGTATCTGGCGATCGGATGGCAGTTTCGTCCGAACTCTCACGGTGCCGAATCGGCCGGATTTCCGATTGGTTGGCGCGGACTGGTCTCCGGTTCAAGACCTCATCGCCTGTGCCGCCAACGGTTCGTTTGCCGGAGAATCCTTCGTTGCGCTGGTGACTCCTGACGGTGCCACCATCCGGGCGATCTATCAGGTACCGACGAATATTTTCGGACCTCTTCATCTCGTACTGCAAACGCGCTGGAGTCCGGATGGGCGCCGCCTTGCTTTCGTGCAGATGGCCGTTTCGGGTGATCTGTCGGCAGGCTGGGCGGATCTTTTTGTCATCAACGCCGATGGAACGGGCCTGCGCCAGTTGACCTCCGCTGCTCCAACTCAGTTTGTCCTCAACCCGACGTGGTCGCCCGACGGTCAGATGCTGGCCTTTGACGTCGCCGTCAGCCGCGACCTTCTGCTCACGCTCGAGCGCGGCGATCTTTACGCCATTAACGCAAGCGGGACAGGCCTGATGCGATTGACAACTGACGGGCGGAGCTTTCATCCGGCATGGGGACGGGGCGCGTTGCGTTAAGGTGCACGCCGGAAAGAGTTCTCAGAAGCCCCTTCCGCTCGACCCGGGGATGACCTCGTCGGCGAGGACGTTGCGGAGGAAGATTTATGACCTGTCGGCGATGCCGAATCAAGATGGTCGAACAAAAACGCAGCTTTCACAAGCAGCGAAAGTGGGTCTGTCCTCGTTGCGGTCGCGCACGGATGCAGCGTCAGAAGCCCAGAGTCAAACACCGGTGACATCGCCATAATGGGGCGAATGACGTGCCGGACAGGAATTGGGAGTATGAGGCCCCTCAGGTCGCATCCTGGCCAAAGCAACCGGCGCTATTTCTCGAAGGAGGTTCGAAGCCCTGAAGGGGCAAGATGTAAGCTCTCCCCGGCGCGACGCGGGCTATTGT
This portion of the Blastocatellia bacterium genome encodes:
- a CDS encoding patatin-like phospholipase family protein; this translates as MAREKERPKIGLVLGGGGAKGMAHLGVLKVLEEAHFPIDYIAGTSVGAFIGGAYASGVPLNEMIEVAKRVRWNDLGRLTISKMGWRDSSRMEDFIREHFPARTFEELRIPLAVVAADICTGQMRIFTSGDLARAIRASCAIPGFFTPVIDEAGRMLVDGGIVANLPTLVAISLGADRVIAVNVNAHPVLTTPPTNVFQLYFQSLAIMAQTSQHYLMEYADVIVTPDVGSIFWDELDRAEEAIRAGEEAMRQKLPACRQLLRRKREGLLSRLAKALIVDRRRAAPLKY
- a CDS encoding aldehyde dehydrogenase family protein, giving the protein MRGRSAKPSPALRAVTPTRYFNYIGGEWVPPVTGEYFENRNPADTREVIGLFPRSGSEDVNRAVAAAREAYDRWRLVPAPKRAEILYRLGHLLIQRKEEFARQMTREMGKILKETRGDVQEAIDLAFFMAGEGRRLYGQTTPSELPNKFAMSLRAPLGVAALITPWNFPMAIPSWKLLPAILCGNTVVLKPAEDTPLSAYNLVKACEEAGVPPGVVNLVTGFGPDAGAPLVAHPDVRVVSFTGSTEVGRKVAETCAISFKRCHLEMGGKNAIIVMDDADLDLAVTGAIWGGFGTTGQRCTASSRLIVHKKVYKKFLAQFVERAKALRVGNGLDETTDMGPVINPSQVEKILHYIYIGQKQDKAKLVCGGRRLTSGPYAHGYFFEPTIFADCHSDMVICQDEIFGPVVSVIPCSSLEEAIEIGNSVRYGLSASIYTRDINKAFIAMREMVTGIFYVNAPTIGAETHLPFGGMKDTGNGHREAGVQALDVFTEWKAVYVDYSGTLQRAQIDTVDVSSLTVQT
- a CDS encoding cold shock domain-containing protein, which encodes MRGRVKWFNNQKGYGFIEQPDGRPDVFVHYSAIREEGYKSLQEGQIVEFDLVEGPKGPQAENVVKL
- the ald gene encoding alanine dehydrogenase produces the protein MIIGVPKEIKPDEYRVGVVPAGVKALTDEGHTVYIEAGAGIGSGISDREYQAAGARILDDPEELWARADMILKVKEPIEPEYPRMRPGQIIFTFLHLAPAPELTRQMLERKVTGIAYETITNAEGALPLLTPMSEVAGRMSIQVGATYLQKIHGGRGVLLGGVPGVLPAKTVVIGAGVVGTNAVKMAVGMGAQVTVIDKNLDRLRYLDDIFGSRIRTLVSNSYNIWNAIENADLVIGAVLIPGAAAPKLITRKMLGSMHKGAVIVDVAVDQGGCVETSHPTTHSDPVFFVDDVLHYCVANMPGAVPRTSTFALTNVTLPYALKLASQGLITALKSDPGLKAGVNTYRGYVTHPAVAESQGREYVPLDELL